TCCGGCGTCAGGGACTCCTAATCTCTCATTTGACTACGCGCACTACAAGTAGCACCGAGTGGACGGAGGCAAGCAGTATCGTCGAATTTCTCTCTCTGAGTTTTCACGTCGCTTTTATCTTCAGCAATGCCTGAACCTACCAAGTCCGCTCCTGCTCCGAAGAAGGGCTCCAAGAAAGCCGTGACCAAGGCGCAGAAGAAAGATGGCAAGAAGCGCAAGCGCAGCCGCAAAGAGAGTTATTCCATCTACGTGTACAAGGTGCTGAAGCAGGTCCACCCGGACACGGGTATCTCGTCCAAGGCCATGGGCATCATGAACTCCTTCGTCAACGACATCTTCGAGCGCATCGCCGGCGAGGCTTCCCGCCTGGCCCATTACAACAAGCGCTCCACCATCACTTCCCGGGAGATCCAGACGGCCGTGCGCCTGCTGCTTCCCGGGGAATTGGCCAAGCACGCCGTGTCCGAGGGCACCAAGGCCGTCACCAAATACACCAGCTCCAAGTAGGCTCGGGcagtgaaaacaaacaaacaaacaaacaaacaaaaacaaaactaacccAAGGGCTCTTTTAAGAGCCGCCCACACTTTCAAACAAAAAGAGCTTTGACATTGTTGGGTCGAATGTTTTTCCCCCGGTAGGTAGAAAGTGCTCTGGTGAGGAAAGGGAGTGTATACATGCCAATTTGTTGTGTAAGAGAccgaaaaggaaataaatatgatTGCCACCTcaattaccccccccccccccaaattctcaCCAGTTTTGATCTTCATCCAGTGTAATTACACTTTCTGCACTGTTTACCGAGTTGCCTGGAAAGTTACTAGGCCTTTACCCCAAGCCAACACCAGCAGCTAATTAGATTAGCTGTAGTGGCACAAGTGTAGTGGCTTAGCACCTAAAGGtaatccaaaaagaaaacaaaaaaaaaaaaatgctgttttCTGGCAACACTGTGTGCTGGCAAAACGAGAGCATTTCAGCCAAATTAGGTATAGTATCCAACATCTCATGGCTGCCAATTTTAAGCCTGcatatataaaattgtttttattgatttGCTAAAAACTTTTTAACCTTAATcgtttaaaaatgaaaacctgGAAGAAATAATCACTACCTATTTCACAAAACTTAAACAGCCTGTACCTGGcagtacatatatgtgcatacatttagtaaagggaagagaaatacatGCGGTTCAAAGGCTGACCAGAATCAAGAGTCCCTTGTTAAATCACATAAATagatcaggaagacttaaatgtgatttttaaagcaTCTATTTACTTGACCCTGGAAAAAAGGAATGATATATTTTATGGTTTTAAAGATACAACAATCTAGTAGCTTATCTCTTAAGTTGGATaaattgtgaactccttaagggcagaaacTCTTTTAGTAGTATCTTCagtacttagcactgtgcctgccATATATTAAACAAATGGGCAaagattatttcttttccttcccttggtatatgcaaaatatttagttatatatacatttttacagCTACACAGTTCTAAAGGAACTTAGCTTTAGAAAAAGGTTTATCTCATTTTGTTTAAAGACTTAAGATCAAATACATTTCATTATATGCAAGATAGTTAAGTGAATGTAAATAGTTTTAAGTCTGCTATGTAATCAGcataattatatgacaataaatttaaGGGCACAAAAGATATAGAAGaatatcttca
The window above is part of the Gracilinanus agilis isolate LMUSP501 chromosome 4, AgileGrace, whole genome shotgun sequence genome. Proteins encoded here:
- the LOC123243899 gene encoding histone H2B type 1-M, whose amino-acid sequence is MPEPTKSAPAPKKGSKKAVTKAQKKDGKKRKRSRKESYSIYVYKVLKQVHPDTGISSKAMGIMNSFVNDIFERIAGEASRLAHYNKRSTITSREIQTAVRLLLPGELAKHAVSEGTKAVTKYTSSK